The nucleotide sequence GCTGTTTTCAATCCCTGCTGATTGGTCAAAATGTAGTTGAGTAGGGTCGTCTTACCACTGCCTAAAAAGCCAGTAATGATGGTAACGGGCAACCCATGTTTGGGGGCTTCCATCTCTGAAGCGGGAGTCACTGCTGATTGCATGGCACGATTGTGAGAAAAGTCAGGTTTTAGGAAACGTTAGAAATTGAAGACCAGAAAATTGGGCAAAAGAATGGGTAGTGAATACTATACAGTGAGATGCTGGAAGCTGCATCGTCCTTATTCTTACCTTATCACTGGGAAAGGGAATAGGTATAAGTACTGGGTATCGGTGGTTCTCGGAACCCTGTTCCTGAAACCCCGGCTCCTGTCTCCGATCTTCTTCGTTCCTTCTTTCAATAAAGTCCCATGTCTTTAGTCATCTACAACACGTTAAGCCGCCGCAAAGAGCCGTTTGAGCCAATCGAACCGGGGAAGGTGCGGATGTATGTGTGTGGGATTACGGCTTATAACTACTTTCATGTGGGGAATGCCAGAGTATTTGTGGTTTTTGATGTAGTGCGGCGCTATTTGATCTGGCGGGGGTATCAGGTGCGCTATGTCCAGAACTTTACAGATATTGATGACAAGATCCTCAAGCGGGCGATCGCAGAAAATTCCACCATGCAGGAGGTGGCAGAGCGCTTCATTGCAGCTTATTTTGAAGACGCCGATCGGCTCAATATTCTTCGAGCTGATTCCTACCCCAGGGCAACCCACACCATTGATGGCATTCAGCGCCTGATCCATGAACTGGAGCAAACCCATTACGCCTACGCCGCTGGCGGGGATGTCTACTACTCAGTTCACAAATTTTCCGAATATGGCAAACTCTCCGGGCGCAGACTGGAGGATATGCAGGCGGGTGCCAGTGGGCGGGTCGATGTGGAGGAGGAAAGCGACAAAAAGAAAGACCCGTTTGATTTTGCTTTGTGGAAAGCCGCTAAACCCGGTGAACCGGCCTGGGAATCTCCCTGGGGGGCAGGTCGTCCGGGCTGGCACATTGAATGTTCGGCAATGGTGCGGCAGGAGTTGGGCGAGTCGATCGACATCCACGCCGGTGGGATGGACCTCACCTTTCCTCACCACGAAAACGAAATTGCCCAGAGTGAAGCCGTCACCCATCAACCACTGGCACGCTTCTGGATGCACAATGGTTTTGTCAACATGGACGGGGAGAAGATGTCCAAGTCCCTGGGGAACATCCGCCTCACCCGTGACCTGCTGAAGGAGTATGACCCGATGGCCTTCCGCCTGTTTGTATTGCAGGCCCACTACCGCAAACCCATTGACTTTACCAGTGAGGGGCTGGAAGCGGCTGCCAGCGGTTGGAAGACTTTAAA is from Leptothermofonsia sichuanensis E412 and encodes:
- the cysS gene encoding cysteine--tRNA ligase, whose protein sequence is MSLVIYNTLSRRKEPFEPIEPGKVRMYVCGITAYNYFHVGNARVFVVFDVVRRYLIWRGYQVRYVQNFTDIDDKILKRAIAENSTMQEVAERFIAAYFEDADRLNILRADSYPRATHTIDGIQRLIHELEQTHYAYAAGGDVYYSVHKFSEYGKLSGRRLEDMQAGASGRVDVEEESDKKKDPFDFALWKAAKPGEPAWESPWGAGRPGWHIECSAMVRQELGESIDIHAGGMDLTFPHHENEIAQSEAVTHQPLARFWMHNGFVNMDGEKMSKSLGNIRLTRDLLKEYDPMAFRLFVLQAHYRKPIDFTSEGLEAAASGWKTLKEALQAGVDFARLPGWSTTAPSEDLDQEAVRRFNEAMDDDFNTPIALSVLFELAKDLRREGNQLVHQGKPDMAVQPLQQKYHTLTRLAQVLGLESRSVEAELLVSQPGMDASTSLTDADIETLIQQRQEARQAKNWAESDRIRNELQAQGITLIDSKDGTRWHRS